In a genomic window of Planctomycetota bacterium:
- a CDS encoding cofactor-independent phosphoglycerate mutase: MIKASAGRGNGRRVNRYNPAMKYAIILPDGAADHPLEALEGRTPFQVARKPNIDAIAIEGRQGTVATTPEGYAAGSDICSMALLGYDPVQYHPGRAPLEAAAMGLPIEPGQWVFRCNLVTVIDGEMADHSAGHIQSPEGRRLLADFAAMIQSSGLADGLDFYPGVSYRNIMVDRSGRTYDELITTPPHDIPGEAIRKYLPKGGEHAALIQKLIAASAELFANHEVNMTRREMGEREATHVWLWGQGTPRVIDSFEKRFGLRGAMITAVDLLAGIAALIGWDRLHVDGITGYHDTNYIGKGQVACDALDHYDVVAVHIEAPDEASHQADAATKVASIEAIDKHIVAPILKKLKTYDEGWRVLLMPDHYTCVETRKHDPTPPPFCMAGKNITGVRHQPFTEENAIHSDLHIEYGHELMEFFLRSGL, encoded by the coding sequence ATGATAAAAGCGTCGGCGGGGCGGGGCAACGGGCGGAGGGTCAATCGCTATAATCCCGCCATGAAATACGCGATCATTCTTCCCGACGGGGCGGCGGATCATCCGCTTGAGGCATTGGAGGGGCGGACCCCGTTCCAGGTCGCCCGCAAGCCGAACATCGACGCGATCGCCATCGAAGGTCGTCAAGGCACCGTCGCCACGACGCCGGAGGGTTACGCCGCCGGTTCGGACATCTGCTCGATGGCCCTGCTCGGTTATGACCCGGTGCAGTATCACCCCGGCCGCGCCCCGCTGGAGGCGGCGGCGATGGGCCTGCCCATCGAGCCGGGTCAATGGGTCTTCCGCTGCAATCTCGTGACGGTGATCGACGGCGAGATGGCCGACCACTCCGCCGGTCACATTCAAAGCCCCGAGGGCCGGCGGCTCCTGGCCGACTTCGCGGCGATGATTCAATCCAGCGGTCTGGCCGACGGTTTGGATTTTTATCCGGGTGTGAGCTACCGCAACATCATGGTCGATCGCTCCGGGCGGACATATGACGAATTGATCACCACGCCGCCGCACGACATTCCCGGCGAGGCGATCCGCAAGTATCTGCCCAAGGGCGGCGAGCACGCCGCGCTGATTCAGAAGCTCATCGCCGCCAGCGCCGAGCTGTTCGCCAATCACGAAGTGAACATGACGCGTCGCGAGATGGGCGAGCGGGAGGCGACGCATGTCTGGCTCTGGGGCCAGGGCACGCCGCGCGTGATCGATTCGTTTGAGAAGCGTTTCGGTCTGCGCGGGGCGATGATCACAGCCGTGGACCTCCTCGCCGGCATCGCCGCGCTGATCGGATGGGACCGGCTCCACGTCGACGGGATCACCGGCTACCACGACACCAACTACATCGGCAAAGGCCAGGTCGCCTGCGACGCGCTCGATCACTACGACGTGGTCGCGGTGCACATCGAAGCGCCCGACGAGGCGAGTCATCAGGCCGACGCGGCGACGAAAGTGGCGAGCATCGAAGCGATCGACAAACACATCGTCGCGCCGATTCTCAAGAAGCTCAAGACGTATGACGAGGGCTGGCGCGTGCTGCTCATGCCCGATCATTACACCTGCGTCGAGACGCGCAAGCACGACCCGACCCCGCCGCCGTTCTGCATGGCGGGCAAAAACATCACCGGCGTCCGCCATCAGCCCTTCACCGAAGAAAACGCCATCCACTCGGACCTGCACATCGAGTACGGCCACGAACTGATGGAGTTCTTCCTCCGCAGCGGGCTTTGA
- a CDS encoding zinc-ribbon domain-containing protein translates to MSEPKIVCEGCGKQYAWKESLAGKKVKCKCGHVMRIPDKPPVEDDGLGPLELEFADTPSHLAPPPPPPPKAKPAEPKPPAIDTDDISFMDVPAKAPEPAVPEGGCPSCGAPLADGAVICIQCGFNVKAGKKLGTEKGEVEVEEGAASAMLGKLKGLFKRKSKE, encoded by the coding sequence ATGAGCGAGCCGAAAATCGTCTGCGAGGGATGCGGCAAACAGTACGCATGGAAGGAATCGCTGGCCGGCAAAAAGGTCAAGTGCAAGTGCGGTCACGTCATGCGCATCCCCGACAAGCCGCCCGTCGAAGACGACGGCCTGGGCCCGCTTGAACTGGAATTCGCCGACACGCCCTCGCATCTGGCCCCGCCGCCGCCGCCCCCTCCCAAAGCCAAACCCGCCGAGCCCAAGCCGCCCGCCATCGACACCGATGACATCAGTTTCATGGACGTACCCGCCAAAGCGCCCGAGCCGGCCGTGCCCGAAGGCGGCTGCCCCTCGTGCGGCGCGCCCCTCGCCGACGGCGCGGTGATCTGCATCCAGTGCGGGTTCAACGTCAAAGCCGGCAAAAAACTCGGCACGGAAAAGGGCGAAGTCGAAGTCGAAGAAGGCGCCGCCTCCGCCATGCTTGGCAAACTCAAGGGCCTGTTCAAGCGCAAGTCCAAAGAGTGA
- a CDS encoding tetratricopeptide repeat protein, with the protein MRASLALAAMMMILGGCVSELPVDSVRVNAYDAYRAGDVDTATTKFTECVDRDATDYKSHYYLGQLALRKLMDPGLAQRHLELALSLYESHLRHPWVMSAGAPETYVPAPTRQQITDALAEAIYQQRNQPQLMSFLRDVIDKYGESGDYLRQATYLVKAGDHDAAKQAYQNAIKVAPKTDTAPYLAFADFYDSINARDAALHELQIAYGIDPTTPGLADAIRAHGLVPGPTIALPPDPIE; encoded by the coding sequence ATGAGAGCTTCTTTGGCATTGGCGGCGATGATGATGATTCTGGGCGGGTGCGTGTCGGAACTGCCCGTCGACTCGGTGCGCGTCAACGCCTACGACGCCTACCGGGCCGGCGACGTGGACACCGCGACGACGAAGTTCACCGAATGCGTCGACCGCGACGCCACGGACTACAAGAGCCATTACTACCTCGGGCAGCTCGCGCTGAGGAAGCTGATGGACCCGGGGTTGGCGCAGCGGCATCTTGAGCTGGCCCTGTCGCTGTACGAGTCGCATCTGCGGCATCCGTGGGTCATGTCCGCCGGGGCGCCCGAGACGTACGTCCCCGCGCCCACCCGGCAGCAGATCACCGACGCCCTCGCCGAGGCGATTTATCAGCAGCGCAATCAGCCGCAGCTCATGAGCTTTCTCCGCGATGTGATCGACAAGTACGGCGAGAGCGGCGACTACCTCCGCCAGGCGACCTATCTCGTCAAAGCCGGCGACCACGACGCGGCCAAGCAGGCCTACCAGAACGCCATCAAAGTCGCCCCCAAGACCGACACCGCGCCCTACCTGGCGTTCGCCGATTTTTACGATTCGATCAACGCCCGCGACGCCGCCCTGCACGAACTTCAGATCGCCTACGGCATCGACCCGACCACGCCCGGCCTCGCCGACGCCATCCGCGCCCACGGCCTCGTCCCCGGGCCGACCATCGCGCTCCCGCCCGATCCTATCGAGTAA
- a CDS encoding FAD-dependent oxidoreductase produces MTHQKRDLVVVGGSFAGLACAQAAASRGLDTLVLERRLSPGQSPHTTGLLVKEVADEWDVPRSMTRKIHGVRLYSPSMHHVDLTRPGYYFLATDTTALLRWWADQARSAGAEVRCKSPYVGATHDGDRITLNRSPIVCDYLVGADGARSRVAEDFSLGRNRHLLAGIEAEYEGVRDIDEDRLHVFLDSQLAPGYIAWAVPGVNGITQVGLAAKKPCRLDLDAFVTKLRRVFNFDDAKIVGHRAGVIPVGGPVRRMSTRRVMLVGDAAGLVSPLTAGGIHTAIHYGRLAGVAICDHLLDAGPDPARAIRRELPTFLFKRLMRFAFDRRPANWVYDLAIDSPAAMKLAQIVFYHHRGLLSPLVWREMVWGARSV; encoded by the coding sequence ATGACCCATCAAAAACGCGACCTGGTCGTCGTCGGGGGCTCGTTCGCCGGTCTGGCCTGCGCACAGGCGGCCGCATCGCGCGGGCTCGATACGCTCGTGCTCGAACGGCGACTTTCGCCCGGCCAGTCGCCGCATACGACCGGGCTGCTCGTCAAGGAAGTCGCCGACGAATGGGACGTGCCCCGCTCGATGACCCGCAAAATCCACGGCGTGCGGCTCTACAGCCCGTCGATGCATCACGTCGATCTGACGCGCCCCGGCTACTACTTCCTCGCCACCGACACCACCGCCCTGTTGCGATGGTGGGCGGATCAGGCGCGCTCGGCCGGCGCGGAAGTGCGATGCAAATCGCCGTATGTCGGTGCGACCCATGACGGTGACCGCATCACATTGAATCGGTCGCCGATCGTGTGCGATTATCTGGTCGGGGCGGACGGGGCGCGGTCGCGCGTGGCGGAGGATTTTTCGCTGGGGCGCAATCGTCATCTGCTCGCGGGCATCGAGGCGGAGTACGAAGGCGTGCGCGACATCGATGAAGATCGCCTGCACGTGTTTCTCGATTCGCAGCTCGCGCCGGGGTACATCGCATGGGCGGTGCCGGGCGTGAACGGGATCACGCAGGTCGGCCTCGCCGCGAAGAAGCCCTGCCGACTCGATCTCGATGCGTTCGTGACGAAACTGCGCCGGGTGTTCAACTTCGACGATGCGAAGATCGTCGGTCATCGCGCGGGGGTGATTCCCGTCGGCGGACCGGTGCGGCGGATGAGCACGCGGCGCGTCATGCTCGTCGGCGATGCGGCCGGTCTCGTCTCGCCGCTCACCGCCGGGGGCATTCACACCGCGATCCACTACGGGCGGCTCGCCGGCGTGGCGATCTGCGATCATCTGCTCGACGCCGGTCCCGACCCGGCCCGCGCGATTCGCCGGGAATTGCCGACGTTTTTGTTCAAACGCCTCATGCGCTTCGCCTTCGACCGCCGACCGGCGAATTGGGTGTACGACCTGGCGATCGACAGCCCGGCGGCGATGAAGCTCGCACAGATCGTGTTCTACCACCACCGCGGACTGCTCAGTCCGCTCGTGTGGCGCGAAATGGTTTGGGGCGCGCGCTCAGTGTGA
- a CDS encoding metalloregulator ArsR/SmtB family transcription factor: MTTAPAMMNWMTALADVTRARVLRLLERHELTVAELCAVLQLPQSTVSRHLKVLADDRWVSRRREGTSSLYRMASDELEPTARRLWNLVREQSEFYASAEQDDQRLASVLAERQTRSQAFFSSAAGQWDKLRTDLFGERFDLVGLAGLLDAQWIVGDLGCGTGQIAAAVAPFVKEVIAVDSAPAMITAAKKRLAAFDNIELRRGDLASLPIDDGVLDAATIYLVLHHISDPAAAMVEVARVLKLGGRVLIVDMLKHDREEYRQQMGHVWLGFDAKKITGWLTDAGLTDARFIPLPIEPAAKGPALFAASAMKGAA; the protein is encoded by the coding sequence ATGACGACCGCCCCCGCCATGATGAATTGGATGACCGCCCTCGCCGATGTGACGCGGGCGCGGGTGTTGCGTCTCTTGGAGCGGCACGAGTTGACGGTGGCGGAGCTGTGTGCGGTGTTGCAGTTGCCGCAGAGCACGGTGAGCCGGCATCTGAAGGTGCTGGCGGATGACCGGTGGGTGAGCCGGCGGCGGGAGGGGACGAGCAGCTTGTATCGCATGGCGTCGGACGAGCTGGAGCCCACGGCCCGGCGGCTCTGGAACCTCGTCCGCGAGCAGAGCGAATTTTACGCCTCGGCCGAGCAGGATGATCAGCGATTGGCCAGCGTGCTGGCGGAGCGTCAGACGCGATCGCAGGCGTTCTTCTCGTCGGCGGCCGGTCAATGGGACAAACTCCGCACCGACCTGTTCGGCGAGCGATTCGATCTGGTGGGCCTGGCCGGTCTGCTCGATGCTCAGTGGATCGTGGGCGATCTGGGTTGCGGCACCGGTCAGATCGCCGCGGCGGTCGCGCCGTTTGTCAAGGAAGTCATCGCCGTCGACTCCGCCCCCGCCATGATCACGGCCGCGAAGAAGCGCCTCGCCGCCTTCGACAACATCGAACTGCGCCGCGGCGACCTCGCCTCGCTGCCGATCGACGACGGCGTGCTCGATGCGGCGACGATCTATCTGGTGCTGCACCACATCAGCGATCCCGCCGCGGCCATGGTCGAAGTCGCACGCGTGCTCAAACTCGGCGGGCGCGTCCTGATCGTCGACATGCTCAAACACGACCGCGAAGAATACCGCCAGCAGATGGGCCACGTCTGGCTCGGCTTCGACGCCAAGAAAATCACGGGCTGGCTCACCGACGCCGGCCTGACCGATGCACGATTCATCCCGCTGCCGATCGAACCGGCCGCGAAGGGACCGGCCCTTTTCGCCGCGTCGGCCATGAAAGGGGCAGCATAA
- a CDS encoding HEPN domain-containing protein, which produces MPMPQDIDARRYYRVALQRMDDGELILERLKRPTAAVYLAGYAAECILKSLLVASTPSQQRPKTIAKFIGNRGHDLEWLRALLRTHGVTMPAQVSRDFAFISTWSTNLRYEATPGNERTADRFIRSTKAVLQWAIGRF; this is translated from the coding sequence ATGCCTATGCCCCAAGACATTGATGCACGACGGTACTATCGCGTCGCGCTTCAGCGGATGGATGATGGCGAATTGATTCTCGAACGACTTAAGAGACCGACTGCAGCAGTGTATCTTGCCGGTTACGCTGCGGAGTGCATCTTAAAATCCTTGCTAGTCGCTTCGACGCCTTCGCAGCAGCGGCCGAAGACGATAGCGAAATTCATCGGAAACAGGGGGCATGATCTGGAATGGCTTCGCGCCCTGCTTCGTACGCATGGCGTTACGATGCCGGCGCAGGTCAGCCGTGATTTTGCATTTATCAGTACATGGTCAACCAATCTTCGCTATGAAGCGACACCAGGCAATGAACGTACTGCGGATCGCTTCATACGGTCCACCAAGGCAGTGCTACAATGGGCAATCGGGAGGTTTTAA
- a CDS encoding adenosylhomocysteinase, translating to MTTAATERLAFKVRDLNLAELGRKELRLAEDEMPGLMALRAKYGKDKPLAGAKIMGSLHMTVQTAVLIETLVELGADVRWVSCNIFSTQDSAAAAVAVGPKGTIEKPAGVAVFAWKGETLEEYWWCTKEALLWPDGSGPDLIVDDGGDATLLIHKGVEYTAAGAVPASDPETMSEEECVFHDLLHDTFGQIDWNAIAKKMQGVSEETTTGVHRLYEFAKKGKLLFPAINVNDSVTKSKFDNLYGCRHSLIDGLNRATDVMMSGKVAVVCGYGDVGKGCAQSLKGQGARVIINEIDPICALQAAMEGYEVKPVEDVVSFADIFITTTGNKDIITADHMAKMKDKAIVGNIGHFDNEIQMAKLAKVKGIKKINIKPQYDEWVFPDGHSVLILAEGRLLNLGCATGHPSFVMSASFTNQTIAQLDLWLSAKGKPTLSGMKYETGKVYVLPKILDEEVARLHLGKLGVKLTKLSQAQADYIGVPVEGPYKPEHYRY from the coding sequence ATGACGACTGCTGCTACCGAACGTCTTGCCTTCAAAGTCCGCGATCTGAATCTGGCGGAGCTGGGGCGCAAGGAACTGAGACTCGCTGAGGACGAAATGCCCGGCCTGATGGCGCTGCGGGCCAAGTACGGCAAGGACAAGCCGCTGGCCGGCGCGAAGATCATGGGCTCATTGCACATGACGGTGCAGACGGCGGTGCTGATCGAGACGCTTGTCGAACTCGGCGCGGATGTGCGCTGGGTGTCGTGCAACATTTTCAGCACGCAAGACTCGGCGGCCGCGGCGGTGGCGGTCGGGCCCAAGGGCACGATCGAGAAGCCGGCGGGCGTGGCGGTGTTCGCATGGAAGGGCGAAACGCTCGAGGAATACTGGTGGTGCACGAAGGAAGCGCTGCTCTGGCCCGATGGTTCGGGGCCGGATTTGATCGTCGACGACGGCGGCGACGCGACGCTGCTCATTCACAAGGGCGTCGAGTACACGGCCGCCGGCGCGGTGCCCGCCTCGGACCCCGAGACGATGAGCGAAGAGGAATGCGTGTTCCATGATCTTCTGCACGACACGTTCGGGCAGATCGACTGGAACGCCATCGCCAAGAAGATGCAGGGCGTCAGCGAAGAGACGACGACCGGCGTGCATCGCCTCTACGAATTCGCCAAGAAGGGCAAGCTGCTGTTCCCGGCGATCAACGTCAATGACTCGGTCACCAAGAGCAAGTTCGACAATCTTTATGGTTGCCGCCATTCGCTCATTGACGGGCTCAACCGCGCGACGGACGTCATGATGAGCGGCAAGGTCGCGGTCGTGTGCGGGTACGGCGACGTGGGCAAGGGCTGCGCCCAATCGCTCAAGGGTCAGGGCGCCCGCGTGATCATCAATGAGATCGATCCCATCTGCGCGCTTCAGGCGGCGATGGAAGGTTACGAGGTCAAGCCGGTCGAGGACGTGGTGAGCTTCGCGGATATTTTCATCACGACGACCGGCAACAAGGACATCATCACCGCGGACCACATGGCGAAGATGAAGGACAAGGCGATCGTCGGCAACATCGGGCATTTCGATAATGAAATTCAGATGGCGAAGCTGGCGAAGGTCAAGGGCATCAAGAAGATCAACATCAAGCCGCAGTATGACGAGTGGGTCTTCCCCGATGGTCACAGCGTGCTGATTCTGGCGGAAGGGCGGCTGCTGAATCTGGGCTGCGCGACGGGGCATCCGAGCTTCGTGATGAGTGCTTCGTTCACGAATCAGACGATCGCGCAGCTGGATCTGTGGCTCAGCGCCAAGGGCAAGCCGACGCTCAGCGGGATGAAGTACGAGACGGGCAAGGTGTACGTGCTGCCGAAGATTCTCGACGAGGAAGTGGCGCGTCTGCACCTTGGCAAGCTGGGCGTGAAGCTCACGAAGCTCTCGCAGGCGCAGGCGGACTACATCGGCGTGCCGGTGGAAGGGCCTTACAAGCCGGAGCATTACCGGTATTGA
- a CDS encoding Si-specific NAD(P)(+) transhydrogenase produces MRHYDLCVIGTGPAGQKAAIQAAKLGKSVVAIEKAGTVGGAQINTGTIPSKALREAAMHLTGQAKRGLFGESYRVKRKITVADLISVSRIVINNELDVVRDAFDRNGIDLIWGRAQFIDAHTVQVTHDQGTDRIGADTFVIAVGTRPAKPGHVPFDGEQVFCSDDILTMTHLPKNMIVVGGGVIGTEYACIFATLGVRVTLIEGRSQVLGFLDTEIAEAFHYHMRHAGVTLRINEKVEKIEKLPPVNGEEAIVQATLESGKKIKAQTLLYSIGRQGVCGELDLDKCGLTFDDRERLHVDEHYRTAVEHVYAVGDVIGFPALASTAMEQGRLAACHAFGAPTMSIPALFPFGVYSVPEISMVGKTEQQLTEEGVPYEAGVAQYKEIARGQLLGDDIGLLKLLIHQEDRRILGVHVIGTGATELIHIGQAVMAFGGTVDFFINNVFNFPTLAEAYKVAALNGANKIALV; encoded by the coding sequence ATGCGTCATTACGATTTGTGTGTCATCGGCACGGGACCGGCGGGACAGAAGGCGGCGATTCAGGCGGCCAAGCTCGGCAAGAGCGTCGTCGCCATTGAAAAGGCCGGGACCGTCGGCGGAGCGCAGATCAACACCGGCACCATTCCGAGCAAAGCGCTGCGCGAGGCGGCGATGCATCTGACCGGGCAGGCGAAGCGCGGGCTCTTCGGCGAGTCGTATCGCGTCAAACGCAAGATCACCGTCGCCGACCTGATCAGCGTCTCGCGCATCGTCATCAACAACGAGCTGGACGTCGTGCGCGACGCCTTCGATCGCAACGGCATCGACCTGATCTGGGGCCGGGCCCAGTTCATCGATGCCCATACCGTGCAGGTGACGCACGACCAGGGCACGGACCGCATCGGAGCCGACACTTTCGTCATCGCCGTCGGCACGCGCCCCGCCAAGCCCGGGCATGTCCCCTTCGACGGCGAGCAGGTCTTCTGCTCCGATGACATCCTGACGATGACGCATCTGCCCAAGAACATGATCGTCGTCGGCGGCGGGGTCATCGGCACCGAATACGCCTGCATCTTCGCCACGCTCGGCGTCCGCGTCACCCTCATCGAAGGCCGCTCGCAGGTTCTCGGCTTTCTCGACACCGAGATCGCCGAGGCGTTTCATTACCACATGCGCCACGCCGGCGTCACCCTGCGAATCAACGAAAAGGTCGAGAAAATCGAGAAACTCCCGCCGGTCAACGGCGAGGAGGCCATCGTGCAGGCGACCCTCGAATCCGGCAAGAAGATCAAGGCCCAGACGCTGCTCTACTCCATCGGACGCCAGGGCGTGTGCGGTGAACTGGACCTGGACAAGTGCGGGCTTACGTTCGATGACCGCGAGCGGCTGCATGTCGATGAGCACTACCGCACCGCCGTCGAGCACGTCTACGCCGTCGGCGACGTGATCGGCTTCCCCGCGCTGGCGTCGACCGCCATGGAGCAGGGCCGGCTCGCCGCCTGCCACGCCTTCGGCGCCCCCACCATGTCCATCCCCGCGCTCTTCCCCTTCGGCGTGTACTCCGTGCCGGAAATCTCCATGGTCGGCAAAACCGAGCAGCAGCTCACCGAAGAGGGCGTCCCCTACGAAGCCGGCGTCGCGCAGTACAAGGAAATCGCCCGCGGGCAACTCCTCGGCGATGACATCGGACTCCTGAAGCTGCTCATCCATCAGGAAGACCGCCGCATCCTCGGCGTCCACGTCATCGGCACCGGCGCGACCGAACTGATCCACATCGGCCAGGCCGTCATGGCCTTCGGCGGCACCGTCGACTTCTTCATCAACAACGTCTTCAACTTCCCCACCCTCGCCGAGGCCTACAAGGTCGCCGCCCTCAACGGCGCCAACAAGATCGCCCTCGTCTGA
- a CDS encoding ATP-binding cassette domain-containing protein, protein MTDTPLLKIEDLAVTFDTSAGLVRAVNGVNLTIYPKQTLAVVGESGCGKSVSAMSTLQLIPTPPGKYERGRITFAHEDGRVLDLLTQSEKQMQTIRGNQIAMVFQEPMTSLNPVYTIGDQIIEAVMLHQKVKQIQAIDVAEQALKDVGIAEARRRLDEYPHQLSGGMRQRIMIAMALACKPRLLLADEPTTALDVTIQAQILELLRTLQSRHGMSIMLITHDLGVVAENADVVAVMYAGRVVEYGSVHDVFNNPLHPYTRGLFRSIPKLGETAHRLATIPGQVPNPAHLPSGCPFHPRCDAMKGDASCRTDDPPLLEITAGHWAACWHVEGYAQGQRTRPDVSYRRPEPQPA, encoded by the coding sequence ATGACCGACACCCCGCTGCTGAAAATCGAAGACCTCGCCGTGACGTTCGACACGAGCGCGGGTTTGGTGCGGGCGGTCAACGGGGTGAACCTGACGATTTATCCGAAGCAGACGCTGGCGGTCGTGGGCGAATCGGGGTGCGGCAAGAGCGTGTCGGCGATGTCGACGCTTCAGCTCATTCCCACGCCGCCGGGCAAGTACGAGCGCGGGCGGATCACCTTCGCACACGAGGACGGGCGCGTGCTGGACCTGCTGACGCAGAGCGAAAAGCAGATGCAGACGATCCGGGGGAATCAGATCGCCATGGTCTTTCAGGAGCCGATGACGTCGCTCAATCCGGTGTACACGATCGGCGACCAGATCATCGAAGCGGTGATGCTGCATCAGAAGGTCAAGCAGATTCAGGCGATCGACGTCGCGGAGCAGGCGCTTAAGGATGTGGGCATCGCGGAGGCGCGGCGGCGGCTTGACGAATATCCGCATCAGCTTTCGGGGGGCATGCGGCAGCGGATCATGATCGCGATGGCGCTGGCGTGCAAGCCGCGGCTGCTGCTGGCGGACGAGCCGACGACGGCGCTGGATGTGACGATTCAGGCGCAGATTCTCGAACTGCTGCGCACGCTTCAATCGCGCCACGGCATGAGCATCATGCTCATCACGCACGACCTGGGCGTCGTCGCCGAGAACGCCGACGTCGTCGCCGTGATGTACGCCGGCCGGGTCGTCGAGTACGGATCGGTGCATGACGTGTTCAACAATCCGCTGCATCCGTACACGCGCGGGCTCTTCCGGTCGATCCCGAAGCTGGGCGAAACGGCGCATCGACTGGCGACGATTCCGGGACAGGTGCCCAATCCGGCGCACTTGCCGAGCGGCTGCCCGTTTCATCCGCGCTGCGATGCGATGAAGGGCGACGCGAGCTGTCGGACGGACGACCCGCCGCTGCTGGAGATCACCGCCGGTCACTGGGCCGCCTGCTGGCACGTCGAGGGATACGCGCAGGGCCAGCGCACGCGGCCCGACGTGAGCTACCGCCGGCCGGAGCCGCAGCCGGCCTGA
- a CDS encoding ABC transporter permease subunit: MSEAAVAITVPPRRRTYTQQVIAGTFARPGAKIGIVFIILIAFCAVFAPFLANTHPFVMRTKDGTLSFPLFRFLEPSDVVLLIFTPSAIVLYLLGGWSATIRWLILLGVLAVSIPLCIFFVKPPETVVGGYERYRQMTRDGAIAFAIYAPLPYSPTDRLRDEPDARLQPPNRTHWFGTETNGGDVLSRMIHACRIALAVGFIATGIALVIGIFLGGLMGYFSGMADLLGMRLVEVFEAIPQLYLLLTFVAFFPRNLYIMMAIIGLTSWTGYARFVRAEFLKLRKQDYVQAAIACGLPLRSILFRHMLPNGVAPVLVTASFGVASAILAEAFLSFLGLGLVDEPSWGEMLSQAVGSTGGFHWWIATFPGMAIFVTVFAYNLIGEALRDAIDPHLKKAAHL, from the coding sequence ATGAGTGAAGCCGCCGTCGCCATCACTGTTCCGCCCCGCCGCCGCACGTACACGCAGCAGGTCATCGCCGGCACGTTCGCGCGCCCCGGCGCGAAGATCGGCATCGTGTTCATCATCCTCATCGCCTTCTGCGCCGTCTTCGCCCCGTTCCTCGCCAACACGCATCCGTTCGTCATGCGCACCAAAGACGGCACGCTGAGCTTCCCGCTCTTCCGCTTCCTCGAACCGTCGGATGTGGTGCTTTTGATCTTCACGCCCAGCGCGATCGTGCTGTACCTCCTCGGCGGCTGGTCGGCGACGATACGCTGGCTCATCCTGCTGGGCGTGCTGGCGGTCAGCATTCCGCTGTGCATCTTCTTCGTGAAGCCGCCGGAGACTGTCGTCGGCGGATACGAGCGGTATCGACAGATGACGCGCGACGGCGCAATCGCGTTCGCCATCTACGCACCGCTTCCCTATTCGCCGACGGACCGGCTGCGTGATGAGCCCGATGCGCGGCTCCAGCCGCCCAATCGCACGCACTGGTTCGGCACGGAGACGAACGGCGGCGATGTGCTGTCGCGCATGATTCACGCCTGCCGCATCGCTCTGGCCGTCGGATTCATCGCCACGGGCATCGCGCTGGTCATCGGCATCTTCCTCGGCGGGCTCATGGGCTACTTCTCCGGCATGGCGGACCTTCTGGGCATGCGCCTTGTCGAAGTCTTCGAGGCCATCCCGCAGTTGTATCTGCTGCTGACTTTCGTCGCGTTTTTCCCGAGAAATCTCTACATCATGATGGCGATCATCGGGCTGACAAGCTGGACGGGCTATGCGCGGTTCGTCCGGGCCGAGTTCCTGAAGCTGCGCAAGCAGGATTACGTGCAGGCGGCGATCGCGTGCGGGCTGCCGCTGCGATCGATTCTTTTCCGCCATATGCTGCCCAACGGCGTCGCGCCGGTGCTTGTCACCGCCAGCTTCGGCGTCGCCAGCGCGATTCTCGCCGAGGCGTTCCTGAGCTTCCTGGGTCTGGGCCTGGTCGATGAGCCGAGTTGGGGCGAGATGCTCAGTCAGGCCGTCGGATCGACCGGCGGATTCCACTGGTGGATCGCGACCTTCCCGGGCATGGCGATCTTCGTCACGGTCTTCGCGTACAACCTCATCGGCGAAGCATTACGCGACGCGATCGATCCGCATCTCAAGAAGGCGGCGCACTTGTGA